From one Rhodovulum sp. ES.010 genomic stretch:
- the pufM gene encoding photosynthetic reaction center subunit M, whose amino-acid sequence MAEYQNIFTQVQVAGPGDWGMDNENNMMEERAGGIGNFSILGWLGNAQLGPIYLGYSGVISLVAGFAAFFIIGLNMLAQVDWSIVQFLRQGFWLALEPPSPEYGLQFPPLHDGGWYMIASFFLLVAVWAWWVRTYMLAVEHKMGKHIAWAFLAAIWLFMVLGFFRPILMGSWSEMVPYGIFPHLDWTTAFSIRYGNLYYNPFHALSIAFLYGSALLFAMHGGTILSVTRFGGDRELEQIYDRGTAAERAALFWRWTMGFNATMEGIHRWAWWFAVLTPITGGIGILLSGTVVDNWFIWAQEHNFAPTYIEPYGYEAYSGQGG is encoded by the coding sequence ACAACGAGAACAACATGATGGAGGAGCGCGCCGGCGGTATCGGGAACTTCTCTATCCTCGGCTGGCTCGGGAACGCGCAGCTGGGCCCGATCTACCTGGGCTACAGCGGGGTGATCTCGCTCGTCGCCGGTTTCGCCGCGTTCTTCATCATCGGCCTCAACATGCTGGCCCAGGTGGACTGGTCGATCGTCCAGTTCCTGCGCCAGGGCTTCTGGCTGGCGCTGGAGCCGCCGAGCCCGGAATACGGGCTGCAGTTCCCGCCGCTCCATGACGGCGGCTGGTACATGATCGCCAGCTTCTTCCTGCTGGTGGCGGTCTGGGCCTGGTGGGTGCGCACCTACATGCTCGCGGTCGAGCACAAGATGGGCAAGCACATCGCCTGGGCGTTCCTCGCCGCGATCTGGCTCTTCATGGTGCTGGGCTTCTTCCGCCCGATCCTGATGGGCAGCTGGTCGGAAATGGTGCCCTACGGCATCTTCCCGCACCTCGACTGGACCACGGCCTTCTCGATCCGCTACGGCAACCTCTACTACAACCCGTTCCACGCGCTCTCGATCGCGTTCCTCTACGGCTCGGCCCTGCTCTTCGCGATGCATGGCGGCACGATCCTCTCGGTCACCCGCTTCGGCGGCGACCGCGAACTGGAGCAGATCTACGACCGCGGTACGGCGGCCGAGCGTGCGGCGCTGTTCTGGCGCTGGACCATGGGCTTCAACGCCACGATGGAAGGCATCCACCGCTGGGCCTGGTGGTTCGCGGTTCTCACCCCGATCACGGGCGGGATCGGCATCCTCCTGAGCGGCACCGTTGTCGACAACTGGTTCATCTGGGCCCAGGAGCACAACTTCGCGCCGACATATATCGAGCCCTACGGCTACGAAGCCTATAGCGGGCAAGGAGGCTGA
- the pufC gene encoding photosynthetic reaction center cytochrome PufC — MLKLPKWFFKWSEDNPTDIRGPVILAGTVGSAAAVVALIVAFDNPYRTTDQQTGPRGIGMDVSKFAKDNAQYDPYEETYVAFDRVEAPEGTPTAAEAYGDSVIAFGDMDQANFDRLQEAMSAWVGTDIVLYDNGEVDETTLAITENCVEATRYLNDDWDTHNLASEGIGVNCYTCHRGQPTPPGAWFDPGAVNSSAEGWAAVQNRLLTYERAGVTEFVHKYTASEFTSLPVDYNETFLLEGESIKVHDLESRVDQQPGDPTWQNAERTYALMNHQSNSLNVNCVYCHNSRAFYDPTQVTPQWSITTLAQTMLIDLNQIFYEPRSEILGEESGKVNCMTCHMEVIRPLNGRNMVAEWPELATAGE; from the coding sequence ATGTTGAAACTCCCCAAATGGTTCTTCAAGTGGAGTGAGGACAACCCCACCGATATCCGGGGTCCCGTGATCCTCGCGGGGACGGTGGGGTCGGCAGCGGCGGTCGTTGCGCTCATCGTGGCCTTCGACAACCCCTACCGGACCACGGACCAGCAGACCGGGCCCCGCGGGATCGGCATGGACGTCTCCAAGTTCGCGAAGGACAACGCGCAATACGACCCCTACGAGGAGACCTATGTCGCCTTCGATCGGGTCGAGGCACCGGAAGGGACGCCGACGGCGGCCGAGGCCTATGGCGACAGCGTCATCGCGTTCGGTGACATGGACCAGGCCAATTTCGACCGCCTGCAGGAGGCGATGAGCGCCTGGGTCGGCACCGACATCGTTCTCTACGACAACGGCGAGGTCGACGAGACCACGCTGGCGATCACCGAGAACTGCGTCGAGGCCACCCGCTATCTCAACGACGACTGGGACACGCACAACCTGGCGTCGGAAGGGATCGGCGTGAACTGCTATACCTGCCACCGGGGTCAGCCCACGCCTCCGGGCGCGTGGTTCGATCCGGGCGCGGTCAACTCCTCGGCCGAGGGCTGGGCGGCCGTCCAGAACCGGCTGTTGACCTACGAGCGGGCCGGCGTCACCGAGTTCGTCCACAAGTACACGGCCAGCGAGTTCACCTCGCTGCCGGTGGACTACAACGAGACGTTCCTGCTGGAGGGCGAGAGCATCAAGGTGCACGACCTCGAGTCCCGTGTCGACCAGCAGCCGGGCGATCCGACCTGGCAGAACGCCGAGCGGACCTATGCGCTGATGAACCACCAGTCGAACTCGCTCAACGTCAACTGCGTCTACTGCCACAACAGCCGGGCGTTCTACGACCCGACCCAGGTGACCCCGCAATGGTCGATCACCACGCTGGCGCAGACGATGCTGATCGACCTCAACCAGATCTTCTACGAGCCGCGCTCGGAGATCCTGGGCGAGGAATCCGGCAAGGTGAACTGCATGACCTGCCACATGGAGGTCATCCGTCCGCTCAACGGCCGCAACATGGTCGCCGAGTGGCCCGAACTCGCCACGGCCGGCGAGTGA
- the dxs gene encoding 1-deoxy-D-xylulose-5-phosphate synthase, which translates to MTKPLTPTLDRVAGPADLKGMSQAELTQLARDLREEVISVVSQTGGHLGSSLGVVELTVALHAVFNTPFDKLVWDVSHQCYPHKILTGRRDRMHTLRQGGGLAGFCKRSESEYDAFGAGHSSTSISAALGFTVGRDMGQPTGDAIAVIGDGSISAGMAYEALNNAGHENRRMFVILNDNEMSIAPPVGAMSKYLSGLYNDTPLGKLKDMAEDFESALPGPIREGARRARQLVTGFPGGGTLFEELGFDYIGPIDGHDMSQLMTVLRAARARASGPMLIHVCTVKGKGYKPAEEAPDCGHGVSKFDVASGAQKKSQPNAPSYTSVFGKTLTAEAARDPKVVAITAAMPSGTGLNIMQDRFPQRVFDVGIAEQHAVTCAAGMAASGLKPFCAIYSTFLQRGYDQVVHDVAIQKLPVRFCIDRAGLVGADGSTHAGAFDVAYLGNLPGMTVMAAADEAELVHMVATAAEYDEGPIAFRYPRGEGMGVEMPERGRFLEIGKGRIVKEGTKLAFLSLGAPLVDCLAAAEELEARGVSVTVADARFAKPFDTDLVARLAAEHEALVTVEHGAEGGFGALVLHWLARTGRLDRGLAIRTMTLPDKFIEQGSPAQMYAEAGLTARDIATTGLEALGIAAGQFGAAAG; encoded by the coding sequence ATGACCAAGCCCCTGACCCCGACACTGGACCGTGTCGCCGGCCCGGCCGACCTGAAGGGCATGAGCCAAGCCGAGCTGACCCAGCTGGCGCGGGACCTGCGAGAAGAGGTGATCTCGGTGGTGTCGCAAACCGGCGGGCACCTGGGCTCCTCGCTTGGCGTCGTCGAACTCACCGTGGCGCTCCACGCCGTCTTCAACACCCCCTTCGACAAGCTCGTCTGGGATGTCAGCCACCAATGCTACCCGCACAAGATCCTCACCGGCCGGCGCGACCGGATGCACACGCTGCGCCAGGGCGGCGGGCTGGCCGGGTTCTGCAAGCGTTCGGAAAGCGAGTATGACGCGTTCGGCGCGGGCCACTCGTCGACCTCGATCTCGGCCGCGCTCGGCTTTACCGTCGGCCGCGACATGGGCCAGCCCACCGGCGACGCCATCGCGGTGATCGGCGACGGGTCGATCTCGGCGGGCATGGCCTACGAGGCGCTGAACAATGCCGGGCACGAGAACCGGCGGATGTTCGTGATCCTGAACGACAACGAGATGTCCATCGCGCCCCCCGTGGGCGCGATGTCGAAATACCTCTCGGGGCTCTACAACGACACGCCCTTGGGCAAGCTCAAGGACATGGCCGAGGATTTCGAATCGGCGCTGCCGGGGCCCATTCGCGAAGGCGCGCGCCGCGCCCGCCAATTGGTCACCGGCTTCCCCGGCGGCGGCACCCTGTTCGAGGAGCTGGGCTTCGACTATATCGGCCCGATCGACGGCCACGACATGAGCCAGTTGATGACCGTGCTGCGCGCCGCCCGCGCGCGGGCCTCGGGGCCGATGCTGATTCATGTCTGCACGGTCAAGGGCAAGGGCTACAAGCCCGCCGAGGAAGCCCCCGATTGCGGGCATGGCGTGTCGAAATTCGATGTCGCCTCCGGCGCCCAGAAGAAGAGCCAGCCCAACGCGCCGTCCTATACCTCGGTCTTCGGCAAGACGCTGACGGCCGAGGCGGCGCGCGACCCCAAGGTCGTGGCGATCACCGCGGCGATGCCCTCGGGCACCGGGCTCAACATCATGCAGGACCGGTTCCCGCAGCGGGTGTTCGACGTGGGCATCGCGGAACAGCACGCCGTGACGTGCGCCGCGGGCATGGCCGCGTCGGGGCTCAAACCCTTCTGCGCGATCTACTCCACCTTCCTGCAGCGCGGCTACGACCAGGTCGTGCATGATGTCGCGATCCAGAAACTGCCGGTGCGATTCTGCATCGACCGGGCCGGTCTTGTGGGCGCCGATGGCTCGACCCATGCCGGCGCGTTCGACGTGGCCTACCTGGGCAACCTGCCCGGCATGACGGTGATGGCCGCCGCCGACGAGGCGGAACTGGTCCACATGGTCGCCACGGCTGCCGAATACGACGAAGGCCCCATCGCCTTCCGCTATCCGCGCGGCGAGGGGATGGGTGTCGAGATGCCCGAGCGAGGCCGGTTCCTTGAAATCGGCAAGGGCCGGATCGTGAAGGAGGGCACCAAGCTGGCCTTCCTCTCGCTCGGTGCGCCGCTCGTCGATTGCCTGGCCGCCGCAGAGGAGTTGGAAGCGCGCGGCGTGTCGGTAACCGTCGCCGATGCCCGCTTCGCCAAGCCGTTCGACACCGACCTCGTCGCCCGGCTCGCGGCCGAGCACGAGGCGCTGGTGACCGTCGAGCACGGTGCCGAAGGCGGCTTCGGCGCACTGGTTCTGCACTGGCTGGCGCGCACGGGGCGGCTGGACCGCGGCCTTGCGATCCGCACGATGACCCTGCCCGACAAGTTCATCGAGCAGGGCAGCCCCGCGCAGATGTATGCCGAGGCCGGCCTGACGGCACGCGATATCGCGACGACCGGGCTCGAGGCGCTGGGGATCGCGGCGGGACAGTTCGGCGCGGCCGCAGGTTAG
- the leuB gene encoding 3-isopropylmalate dehydrogenase: MTNTLLILPGDGIGPEVMAEVRRIIDWFGDRRGLRFDVSEDLVGGAAYDAHGVPLADATMARAQEVDAVLLGAVGGPKYDDLDFSVKPERGLLRLRKEMDLYANLRPAQCFDALADFSSLKRDVVAGLDIMIVRELTSGVYFGEPRGISEEGGERVGINTQRYTESEIERVARSAFELAKRRGNKVCSMEKANVMESGILWREVVQRVHDESYPEVDLSHMYADAGGMQLCRWPKQFDVIVTDNLFGDLLSDVAAMLTGSLGMLPSASLGAPMANGRPKALYEPVHGSAPDIAGRNKANPCACILSFAMALRYSFDQGEEARRLEQAVEKVLADGVRTADLMQSEGATPTTTTGMGDAILAALDASL, encoded by the coding sequence ATGACGAACACGCTTCTGATCCTGCCCGGCGACGGCATCGGCCCCGAGGTGATGGCGGAGGTGCGCCGGATCATCGACTGGTTCGGGGATCGGCGGGGGCTGCGCTTCGATGTCTCCGAGGATCTGGTGGGGGGGGCGGCCTATGACGCCCACGGCGTGCCGCTGGCGGACGCCACGATGGCCAGGGCGCAAGAGGTCGACGCGGTGCTGCTGGGCGCGGTCGGCGGGCCGAAATACGACGATCTCGATTTCAGCGTGAAGCCCGAGCGCGGCCTGTTGCGCCTGCGCAAGGAGATGGACCTCTACGCCAACCTGCGCCCCGCGCAGTGCTTCGACGCGCTGGCCGATTTCTCGTCGCTCAAGCGCGACGTGGTGGCCGGGCTCGACATCATGATCGTGCGCGAGCTGACGAGCGGGGTCTATTTCGGCGAGCCGCGCGGCATCTCCGAGGAAGGCGGCGAGCGGGTCGGCATCAACACCCAGCGCTACACCGAGTCCGAGATCGAGCGGGTCGCGCGGTCGGCCTTCGAACTGGCGAAGCGGCGCGGCAACAAGGTCTGCTCGATGGAGAAGGCCAACGTCATGGAATCGGGAATCCTGTGGCGCGAGGTGGTGCAACGGGTGCATGACGAAAGCTACCCCGAGGTGGACCTGTCGCACATGTATGCCGATGCCGGCGGCATGCAGCTGTGCCGCTGGCCCAAGCAGTTCGACGTGATCGTGACCGACAACCTGTTCGGCGACCTGCTGTCGGACGTGGCCGCGATGCTGACCGGGTCGCTTGGGATGCTGCCCTCCGCGAGCCTCGGCGCGCCGATGGCGAACGGCCGGCCCAAGGCGCTTTACGAACCCGTCCACGGCTCGGCCCCCGACATCGCCGGTCGGAACAAGGCCAACCCCTGCGCCTGCATCCTGAGCTTCGCGATGGCGCTGCGCTATTCCTTCGACCAGGGGGAGGAGGCGCGGCGGCTGGAGCAGGCCGTCGAGAAGGTCCTCGCCGACGGCGTGCGCACCGCCGACCTTATGCAGAGCGAAGGGGCGACGCCCACCACCACAACGGGCATGGGCGACGCGATCCTGGCGGCGCTGGACGCGAGCCTCTGA
- a CDS encoding endonuclease/exonuclease/phosphatase family protein codes for MAAATDLRIASFNTELSRKGPGLLLADILSGDDPQVAAVVEVIVAVGPDILLLQGLDYDLNALALEALANRLRARGLDYPHLFAGPPNTGRRTGVDLDGDGRSDGPRDSQGFGYFPGQDGMALLSRFPVDRDGLRDLSALLWKDMPTATLPRAEGRPFPSAEAQAVQRLSTRAHWDVPVRVGETAIHLLAFHATPPVFDGPEDRNGLRNRDELRLWTLYLDGALPGLSPPEGPFVVLGDANLDPVDGDGRSAAMARFLADPRLRDPAPRSNGGVAASAQQGGVNATHRGDPALDTADWDDGAEGDPGNLRVDYVLPSAEFEVTGAGVFWPAEGKMAETVAAASRHRLVWVDVALP; via the coding sequence ATGGCCGCGGCGACCGACCTGCGCATCGCCAGTTTCAACACCGAGCTTTCGCGCAAGGGACCGGGGCTCCTGCTCGCCGATATCCTGTCGGGCGACGATCCCCAGGTGGCCGCCGTCGTGGAAGTGATCGTTGCGGTCGGGCCAGACATCCTGCTGTTGCAGGGCCTCGATTACGACCTGAACGCCCTGGCGCTCGAGGCGCTGGCAAACCGGCTGCGGGCGCGCGGTCTGGATTATCCGCATCTTTTTGCGGGCCCTCCCAACACCGGGCGGCGCACCGGGGTCGATCTGGACGGCGACGGTCGGTCGGACGGCCCGCGCGACAGCCAGGGCTTCGGCTACTTCCCGGGCCAGGACGGCATGGCGCTGCTTTCGCGCTTCCCGGTCGACCGCGACGGGCTGCGCGATCTCTCGGCCCTGCTCTGGAAGGACATGCCCACGGCGACCCTGCCCCGGGCCGAGGGGCGCCCGTTCCCCTCGGCCGAGGCGCAGGCGGTTCAGCGGCTGTCGACCAGGGCGCATTGGGACGTGCCGGTGCGGGTGGGCGAAACGGCGATCCACCTGCTTGCGTTCCACGCCACGCCGCCGGTCTTCGACGGCCCCGAGGACCGGAACGGCCTGCGAAACCGCGACGAGTTGCGGCTGTGGACGCTTTACCTGGACGGCGCGTTGCCGGGGCTTTCGCCGCCCGAGGGCCCGTTCGTGGTGCTGGGCGACGCCAATCTCGACCCGGTCGACGGCGACGGGCGCAGCGCGGCGATGGCGCGCTTCCTGGCCGATCCGCGCCTGCGGGACCCGGCGCCGCGCTCCAACGGCGGCGTCGCGGCATCGGCGCAACAGGGCGGCGTGAACGCCACCCATCGCGGCGACCCGGCGCTGGACACCGCCGACTGGGACGACGGGGCCGAGGGCGATCCGGGCAACCTGCGGGTGGACTACGTGCTGCCCTCGGCCGAGTTCGAGGTGACCGGCGCGGGGGTGTTCTGGCCCGCCGAGGGGAAGATGGCCGAAACCGTCGCGGCGGCCTCGCGGCACCGGCTCGTCTGGGTGGATGTCGCCCTGCCTTGA
- the leuD gene encoding 3-isopropylmalate dehydratase small subunit, giving the protein MDKYEKFTGIAAPLPLVNVDTDMIIPKQFLKTIKRTGLGVNLFDEMRYDDQGNEIPDFVLNKPAYREAEILVAGDNFGCGSSREHAPWAIRDFGIRCIVAPGFADIFFNNCFKNGILPIVLPQDQVDTLMREAEKGANARMTVDLDAQVITTAEGEAFPFEVDPFRKHCLLNGLDDIGLTLEKAPAINGFESRMAQERPWV; this is encoded by the coding sequence ATGGACAAGTACGAGAAATTCACCGGCATCGCCGCGCCGCTGCCGCTGGTCAATGTCGACACCGACATGATCATCCCCAAGCAGTTCCTGAAAACGATCAAGCGCACCGGGCTGGGCGTCAACCTGTTCGACGAGATGCGCTATGACGACCAGGGCAACGAGATCCCCGATTTCGTGCTGAACAAGCCGGCCTATCGCGAGGCGGAAATCCTGGTCGCGGGCGACAATTTCGGCTGCGGGTCGTCGCGGGAACACGCGCCCTGGGCGATCCGCGATTTCGGCATCCGCTGCATCGTGGCGCCGGGTTTCGCCGACATCTTCTTCAACAACTGCTTCAAGAACGGCATCCTTCCGATCGTGCTGCCGCAGGACCAGGTGGACACGCTGATGCGGGAGGCCGAGAAGGGCGCGAACGCGCGGATGACGGTCGATCTCGACGCGCAGGTGATCACGACCGCGGAAGGCGAGGCATTCCCCTTCGAGGTCGACCCGTTCCGCAAGCACTGCCTTCTCAACGGTCTCGACGATATCGGCCTGACGCTTGAAAAGGCCCCCGCGATCAACGGGTTCGAGTCGCGCATGGCGCAGGAGCGGCCTTGGGTCTGA
- the leuC gene encoding 3-isopropylmalate dehydratase large subunit, with protein sequence MTGKTLYDKIWDAHLVDEAEDGTSLLYIDRHLVHEVTSPQAFEGLRMAGRSVRAPEKTIAVPDHNVPTTLGREKGIENEESRIQVEALDRNAREFGIHYYPVSDVRQGIVHIIGPEQGWTLPGMTIVCGDSHTATHGAFGALAHGIGTSEVEHVLATQTLIQKKSKNMKVEITGTLPPGVTAKDITLTIIGRTGTAGGTGYVIEYCGDAIRELSMEGRMTVCNMAIEGGARAGLIAPDEKTFAYIAGRPHAPKGAQWEAAMAWWKTLKSDPDAQWDKVVTIRAEEIAPVVTWGTSPEDVLPITGVVPAPEDFAGGKVEAARRSLDYMGLEPGTPLDEIKVDAVFIGSCTNGRIEDLRAAAEILRGRKLAEGVRGMVVPGSGLVRAQAEEEGLDKVFTEAGFEWRLAGCSMCLGMNPDQLAPGERCAATSNRNFEGRMGRGGRTHLMSPAMAAAAAVTGHLTDVREFMGETV encoded by the coding sequence ATGACCGGCAAGACGCTTTACGACAAGATCTGGGATGCCCACCTGGTTGACGAGGCCGAGGACGGCACGAGCCTGCTCTATATCGACCGCCACCTCGTGCACGAGGTCACCAGCCCGCAGGCCTTCGAAGGGCTGCGGATGGCCGGGCGCAGCGTGCGCGCGCCCGAAAAGACCATCGCCGTGCCCGACCACAACGTGCCGACCACGCTCGGCCGCGAGAAGGGCATCGAGAACGAGGAGAGCCGCATCCAGGTCGAGGCGCTGGACCGCAACGCGCGCGAATTCGGCATCCACTACTATCCCGTCAGCGATGTCCGCCAGGGCATCGTCCACATCATCGGCCCGGAACAGGGCTGGACGCTGCCGGGCATGACCATCGTCTGCGGCGACAGCCACACCGCGACCCATGGCGCGTTCGGTGCGCTCGCGCACGGGATCGGCACGTCCGAGGTCGAACACGTCCTCGCCACCCAGACCCTGATCCAGAAGAAGTCCAAGAACATGAAGGTCGAGATCACCGGCACCCTGCCGCCGGGGGTCACGGCCAAGGACATCACCCTGACGATCATCGGGCGGACCGGCACCGCGGGCGGCACCGGCTATGTGATCGAGTATTGCGGCGACGCGATCCGCGAGTTGTCCATGGAAGGCCGGATGACCGTCTGCAACATGGCGATCGAGGGGGGCGCGCGGGCCGGGCTGATCGCCCCCGACGAAAAGACCTTCGCCTATATCGCGGGCCGGCCCCACGCGCCGAAGGGTGCCCAGTGGGAAGCGGCGATGGCCTGGTGGAAGACGCTGAAATCCGATCCGGACGCGCAGTGGGACAAGGTGGTGACGATCCGCGCCGAGGAGATCGCCCCCGTCGTCACCTGGGGCACCTCGCCCGAGGACGTGCTGCCGATCACCGGCGTCGTCCCCGCGCCCGAGGACTTTGCCGGCGGCAAGGTCGAGGCCGCGCGCCGGTCGCTGGATTACATGGGGCTGGAACCGGGCACGCCCCTCGACGAGATCAAGGTGGACGCGGTCTTCATCGGGTCCTGCACCAACGGCCGGATCGAGGATTTGCGCGCCGCGGCCGAGATCCTCAGGGGCCGCAAGCTGGCCGAGGGCGTGCGCGGCATGGTGGTGCCGGGTTCGGGCCTGGTGCGCGCGCAGGCCGAGGAAGAGGGGCTGGACAAGGTGTTCACCGAGGCGGGCTTCGAATGGCGGCTCGCGGGCTGTTCGATGTGCCTGGGCATGAATCCCGACCAGCTGGCCCCGGGCGAGCGCTGCGCGGCGACGTCCAATCGCAACTTCGAGGGACGCATGGGCCGCGGCGGGCGCACCCACCTGATGAGCCCCGCGATGGCGGCCGCCGCAGCGGTCACCGGGCACCTGACGGATGTGCGCGAATTCATGGGCGAAACGGTCTGA
- a CDS encoding mechanosensitive ion channel family protein gives MEADPISLMDQVQALADQALVFLQGMTRPGWRLYQIGIVLALALLAELAAWGLRGRFHDWLRTREGWPRWRLRVALILLRRLRLILFVLAAWAVTLVMREVTWPSRSYLIGIAATLATAWLGVGLAARLVRNVVLRRMVSWALWIYVTFYVLNLTDEAAALLDDLAISFGEMRLSALTLLKAAVLTGILFAAARIVARNSAARIRADEDISPSMRVLMVKILQVSLYGLAIFIGVQAVGFDLTGLAFLSGAIGVGLGFGLQKVVSNLVSGFIILLDKSIKPGDVISLGETFGWINQLGARYVSVVTRDGKEYLIPNEDLITSRVVNWSHSNEFVRLDIYFGTSYGDDPHKVREIAVEAAATVDRVLAARPPVCHIVGFGDSSVDYILRFWIVDPTQGLTNVRGNVYLALWDAFEANGVTIPFPQREVKLLEGSQVRSAPAPD, from the coding sequence ATGGAAGCCGACCCGATATCGCTCATGGATCAGGTGCAGGCGCTGGCCGATCAGGCCCTTGTCTTCCTTCAGGGGATGACGCGGCCGGGATGGCGCCTCTACCAGATCGGCATCGTGCTCGCGCTGGCGCTCTTGGCGGAGCTGGCCGCGTGGGGGCTTCGCGGCCGGTTCCACGACTGGCTGCGTACGCGTGAGGGGTGGCCGCGCTGGCGGCTGCGGGTGGCGCTGATCCTGTTGCGCCGGCTCCGGCTGATCCTCTTCGTGCTCGCGGCGTGGGCGGTGACCTTGGTGATGCGCGAGGTCACCTGGCCCTCGCGCAGCTACCTGATCGGCATCGCGGCGACGCTGGCCACCGCCTGGCTCGGGGTCGGGCTCGCCGCGCGGCTGGTCCGAAACGTCGTGCTGCGGCGGATGGTGTCCTGGGCGCTGTGGATCTACGTCACCTTCTACGTCCTCAACCTGACCGACGAGGCCGCGGCGCTTCTGGACGACCTCGCGATCTCCTTCGGCGAGATGCGCCTCTCGGCGCTCACGCTGCTGAAGGCGGCGGTCCTGACCGGCATCCTGTTTGCCGCCGCGCGGATCGTCGCCCGCAACTCCGCGGCCCGGATTCGCGCCGACGAGGACATCTCGCCCTCGATGCGGGTGCTGATGGTCAAGATCCTGCAGGTGTCTCTTTACGGGCTGGCGATCTTCATCGGGGTGCAGGCCGTGGGCTTCGACCTCACCGGCCTCGCCTTCCTGTCGGGGGCGATCGGCGTCGGGCTCGGCTTCGGGCTGCAGAAAGTCGTCTCGAACCTCGTGTCGGGCTTCATCATCCTGCTCGACAAGTCGATCAAGCCGGGCGACGTGATTTCGCTGGGCGAGACCTTCGGCTGGATCAACCAGCTGGGCGCGCGCTACGTCTCCGTGGTCACGCGCGACGGCAAGGAATACCTGATCCCGAACGAGGATCTGATCACCAGCCGGGTGGTTAACTGGTCCCATTCCAACGAGTTCGTCCGGCTCGACATCTATTTCGGCACCTCCTACGGCGACGATCCGCACAAGGTGCGCGAGATCGCGGTGGAGGCCGCCGCCACGGTGGACCGCGTGCTGGCCGCCCGCCCGCCGGTGTGCCACATCGTGGGCTTCGGCGACAGTTCGGTCGACTACATCCTGCGGTTCTGGATCGTCGACCCCACCCAGGGGCTCACCAATGTCCGCGGCAATGTCTATCTGGCGCTCTGGGACGCCTTCGAGGCCAACGGCGTGACGATTCCCTTCCCCCAGCGCGAGGTCAAGCTGCTCGAAGGCAGCCAGGTGCGCAGCGCGCCCGCGCCCGACTAG